One Thermodesulfobacteriota bacterium DNA window includes the following coding sequences:
- a CDS encoding ATP synthase F0 subunit B, with the protein MTGYGIINMILAGASENGGFNWQFVLEHAVNLVILLGVLVYFLKTPVKNFLVERRGSISHEIDTAQKTIGEAKSKYEEYAKKLQAIESEINALKETLRKQGETERAELLRQAESASETIRKEARETIALQTERARREIQTEVVNLALGNAEALIKEGLRDADKERFIQEFTKNIEDEKWHQSQH; encoded by the coding sequence ATGACCGGATACGGAATAATAAACATGATCCTCGCCGGGGCTTCGGAAAACGGCGGCTTTAACTGGCAGTTCGTTCTGGAGCATGCCGTCAACCTCGTAATACTGCTCGGCGTGCTCGTCTACTTCCTCAAGACCCCTGTAAAGAATTTCCTCGTGGAAAGGCGCGGGTCTATAAGCCACGAGATCGACACTGCGCAGAAGACCATCGGGGAAGCCAAATCGAAATATGAGGAATACGCAAAGAAGCTCCAGGCGATAGAATCCGAAATCAATGCGCTCAAGGAAACCCTCCGCAAGCAGGGAGAGACGGAGAGGGCGGAGTTGCTCAGGCAGGCCGAGTCTGCTTCGGAAACTATAAGGAAGGAAGCAAGGGAGACCATAGCGCTCCAGACAGAGCGTGCGAGGCGCGAGATACAGACAGAGGTCGTAAATCTTGCCCTCGGGAACGCGGAGGCGCTCATAAAAGAGGGCCTGCGGGACGCGGACAAGGAAAGGTTCATACAGGAATTTACCAAAAATATCGAGGATGAAAAATGGCATCAATCGCAACACTGA
- the atpA gene encoding F0F1 ATP synthase subunit alpha → MQELKIEEIGEILRNRIKGYETKIETSEVGTVISVGDGIARAYGLDQAMSGELVQFASGVMGLVLNLEEDNVGIALFGEDKEVQEGDLVKRTGRIAEVPVGDDMKGRVVNSLGQPIDGKGEIKASATKPIEIKAPGVVYRQSVHEPLQTGIKAIDAMIPIGRGQRELILGDRQIGKTAIAVDTIINQKKEDVYCIYVAIGQKQSTVAQVVDKLREHGAMEYTTVVAANASDPAPFQFIAPYAGCALGEYFRDSGRHALIIYDDLTKHAWAYRQLSLLLRRPPGREAYPGDVFYLHSRLLERAAKMRKEDGGGSLTALPIIETQAGDVSAYIPTNVISITDGQIYLESDLFYSGVRPAINVGLSVSRVGGSAQVKAMKKVAGTLRLELAQYREVEAFSQFASDLDKATQAQLARGSRLVEALKQGQYEPVPVEKQILIIFAVTNGYLDDYPAESVKKYEKEMNTFLDSKYPELLGEIRTKRELTDEIRGKIVSALDELKKQLGEFK, encoded by the coding sequence ATGCAGGAATTAAAGATCGAGGAAATAGGCGAAATACTAAGAAACAGAATCAAGGGTTATGAAACCAAGATCGAAACCTCCGAAGTTGGCACCGTTATATCCGTCGGGGACGGAATCGCGCGCGCATACGGGCTCGATCAGGCGATGTCCGGCGAGCTTGTGCAGTTCGCGAGCGGGGTCATGGGGCTTGTTCTCAACCTCGAAGAAGACAACGTCGGTATCGCGCTCTTCGGCGAGGACAAGGAAGTCCAGGAGGGGGACCTCGTAAAGCGCACCGGCAGGATAGCCGAAGTCCCGGTTGGCGACGACATGAAGGGGAGGGTAGTCAACTCACTCGGCCAGCCGATAGACGGCAAGGGCGAGATCAAGGCTTCCGCAACGAAGCCGATCGAGATCAAGGCCCCTGGCGTCGTCTACAGACAGTCGGTCCATGAGCCTCTCCAGACCGGTATCAAGGCCATAGACGCGATGATCCCGATCGGAAGGGGGCAGAGGGAGCTTATTCTCGGCGACCGCCAGATAGGTAAAACGGCGATCGCGGTCGATACGATAATCAACCAGAAAAAAGAAGACGTTTACTGTATATATGTAGCGATCGGACAGAAGCAGTCTACGGTCGCCCAGGTCGTTGACAAGCTGAGAGAACACGGCGCCATGGAATACACGACCGTGGTCGCAGCCAACGCGAGCGACCCGGCTCCTTTCCAGTTCATCGCGCCATACGCGGGATGCGCGCTAGGCGAGTACTTCCGTGACTCCGGCAGGCACGCGCTCATCATCTACGACGATTTGACGAAACACGCGTGGGCGTACCGCCAGCTCTCGCTTCTTCTCAGGCGTCCCCCGGGCCGCGAGGCATATCCGGGAGACGTATTCTATCTCCATTCGAGGCTCCTCGAGCGCGCGGCGAAAATGAGGAAAGAGGACGGGGGCGGATCGCTGACCGCGCTCCCGATTATCGAGACTCAGGCGGGTGACGTTTCCGCGTACATCCCGACCAACGTCATATCGATCACTGACGGTCAGATATACCTCGAGAGCGACCTCTTCTATTCGGGCGTGAGACCCGCAATCAACGTCGGTCTTTCGGTATCCAGGGTAGGGGGCTCGGCTCAGGTGAAGGCGATGAAGAAGGTCGCGGGCACGCTCAGACTGGAGCTCGCTCAGTACAGGGAAGTCGAGGCGTTCTCGCAGTTCGCCTCCGACCTCGACAAGGCGACGCAGGCGCAGCTTGCGCGCGGAAGCAGGCTCGTCGAGGCGCTCAAGCAGGGCCAGTACGAGCCCGTCCCGGTCGAGAAGCAGATTCTGATAATATTCGCGGTTACGAACGGATACCTGGACGACTACCCCGCCGAGTCCGTGAAAAAATACGAAAAGGAAATGAACACGTTCCTCGATTCGAAATATCCGGAGCTGCTCGGGGAAATAAGGACCAAAAGAGAGCTTACGGACGAGATACGGGGGAAGATAGTAAGCGCCCTCGACGAGCTTAAGAAGCAGCTCGGTGAGTTCAAATAG
- the tatC gene encoding twin-arginine translocase subunit TatC, with the protein MEESKMSFLEHLGELRRRLLWSLLAVLVCFIPAYYFSGRIFDFLMEPIRDNLPEGSVLIFTMPAEGFMTYLKVAIFTAIAAAVPFILYQAWKFVAPGLYKHEKQIIIPFILFGTLFFAFGASFCYYVAAPPAFRFLLNEYSSEYVKAFPSIKEALSFFMALILGFGLIFEFPLVIFVLARVGIVTSAWLRKRRKYAILVSAVVAAVLTPTTDAISFMFMFLPIIVFYELGILVAWMFGKKRAPAEEAETPADGGVS; encoded by the coding sequence ATGGAAGAATCCAAAATGTCGTTCCTCGAGCACCTGGGTGAATTAAGGAGGAGGCTCCTCTGGTCGCTCCTGGCGGTTCTCGTCTGCTTCATTCCGGCGTACTATTTCTCCGGCCGGATATTCGATTTTCTTATGGAGCCTATCAGGGATAACCTTCCCGAGGGGAGCGTGCTCATATTCACTATGCCCGCCGAAGGGTTCATGACCTATCTTAAAGTCGCCATATTCACGGCTATCGCCGCCGCAGTGCCTTTTATACTCTATCAGGCCTGGAAATTCGTCGCGCCGGGACTATACAAGCATGAAAAGCAGATAATAATCCCGTTTATTCTTTTCGGAACTCTGTTCTTCGCGTTCGGGGCTTCGTTCTGCTACTACGTCGCGGCGCCCCCGGCATTCAGGTTCCTCCTCAACGAATATTCTTCCGAGTACGTGAAGGCTTTCCCTTCGATAAAGGAGGCACTCTCGTTCTTCATGGCCCTTATTCTTGGATTCGGGCTCATATTCGAGTTCCCTCTCGTGATTTTCGTACTGGCGAGGGTCGGTATTGTAACGAGCGCATGGCTGAGGAAGCGGAGGAAATACGCGATACTCGTGAGCGCCGTCGTTGCAGCCGTGCTCACACCGACGACCGACGCCATATCGTTCATGTTCATGTTCCTCCCCATAATAGTTTTTTACGAGCTCGGCATCCTGGTGGCGTGGATGTTCGGCAAGAAAAGGGCGCCTGCCGAAGAAGCGGAAACCCCCGCCGACGGCGGCGTTTCCTGA
- the rplS gene encoding 50S ribosomal protein L19, with translation MNVIIELEKSMMRSNLPDFRSGDTIAVHYKIKEGDRERIQIFEGVVIAKKGGGVRETFIVRKVSYGVGVERIFPLHSPLIDKIEVKKKGKVRKAKLYYLRGRSKKASRIKERSRYEQMIQGNGEAQPPAETGVMTESETAAAENNTPAE, from the coding sequence ATGAACGTAATAATTGAACTCGAAAAATCCATGATGAGGTCGAACCTCCCGGACTTCCGCTCAGGCGACACAATCGCTGTACACTATAAAATCAAAGAGGGCGACAGAGAAAGGATACAGATATTCGAAGGCGTCGTCATAGCCAAAAAGGGCGGAGGCGTCCGCGAGACCTTCATAGTGAGAAAGGTTTCATACGGGGTCGGAGTAGAGAGGATATTCCCGCTTCATTCGCCGCTCATCGACAAGATAGAGGTCAAGAAGAAGGGCAAGGTAAGGAAGGCCAAGCTCTACTACCTGAGGGGGCGCTCCAAGAAAGCGAGCAGGATCAAGGAAAGATCGAGATACGAGCAGATGATTCAGGGGAACGGCGAGGCGCAGCCGCCTGCCGAAACCGGAGTCATGACCGAGTCCGAAACGGCCGCCGCTGAAAACAATACCCCAGCCGAGTAA
- a CDS encoding DUF1152 domain-containing protein: MQERRSLREVIANTRKAILIGIGGGGDIVGTIPTADLLSMFGIECELGGLSWERSVIDPVPGPRKFEEVRNARKLNDVVWFANKDTVTSTGVRFAESGVAEVLGKETLLIDIHPGPRAVAEGILNAADGLGADLIIGIDVGGDLLAFGNEPGLMSPLADSIMTAAFATLEKRIPTVMGLFGYGSDGELTQDELERSMSILAREGGLLGSWGITREALALLEKLIAVVPTEASRAPALYAKGENPDTAIRSGRRQLSLSMSSTVTYYFTPGVLYEKLSAMSRAVSKAGSLEEANECLHALGIYTEYDIELDKFNKEKGIA; encoded by the coding sequence TTGCAGGAAAGGAGATCACTGAGAGAAGTTATCGCGAATACCAGGAAGGCCATACTCATAGGCATAGGCGGCGGGGGGGACATCGTAGGCACTATCCCGACAGCCGACCTCCTGAGCATGTTCGGGATAGAGTGCGAGCTTGGAGGTCTTTCCTGGGAAAGGTCTGTCATCGACCCTGTTCCGGGACCCCGGAAATTCGAAGAAGTCAGAAACGCGCGAAAATTAAATGACGTCGTATGGTTCGCGAATAAAGACACAGTCACGAGCACCGGGGTGAGGTTCGCGGAATCGGGCGTTGCGGAGGTCCTCGGGAAAGAGACCCTTTTGATAGACATTCATCCTGGGCCGAGGGCCGTCGCCGAGGGCATACTCAACGCGGCGGACGGGCTTGGGGCTGATCTGATAATCGGCATAGACGTAGGAGGGGACCTCCTCGCCTTCGGGAACGAGCCCGGACTAATGAGCCCTCTCGCGGATTCCATAATGACCGCCGCTTTCGCGACCCTTGAAAAGAGAATTCCGACCGTGATGGGTCTCTTCGGGTACGGCAGCGACGGGGAGCTCACCCAGGACGAGCTCGAGAGGTCTATGTCCATACTTGCGAGGGAAGGGGGGCTCCTCGGAAGCTGGGGGATTACGCGGGAGGCGCTCGCGCTCCTCGAGAAACTGATCGCCGTAGTCCCGACCGAAGCGAGCCGCGCCCCCGCGTTATATGCGAAAGGGGAGAATCCGGATACGGCCATAAGGAGCGGGAGGCGGCAGTTAAGCCTTTCCATGTCTTCGACTGTCACTTATTACTTCACCCCCGGCGTGCTTTACGAGAAATTATCGGCAATGTCCCGAGCCGTATCGAAGGCAGGGAGTCTCGAGGAGGCGAACGAATGCCTCCATGCGCTGGGTATCTATACCGAATACGACATAGAGCTTGATAAATTCAATAAGGAAAAAGGGATAGCTTGA
- the atpD gene encoding F0F1 ATP synthase subunit beta, with product METSNGNSMGKVVQVMGPVIDVEFKEGGLPPIYTALKLTNPLINDQKWNLVVEVAQQLGGNRVRCIAMDSTEGIRRGEDAINTGQGITVPVGKEALGRILNVVGEPIDEMGPVDTGMRWPIHREAPDFVEQSTKLELFETGIKVIDLIAPFLRGGKIGLFGGAGVGKTVLLMELIHNVAKEYGGVSVFGGVGERTREGNDFWIEMKESGVLANTGLVFGQMNEPPGARARVALTALTLAEYFRDEQGQDVLLFIDNIFRFTQAGSEVSALLGRIPSAVGYQPTLATDLGELQERITSTVKGSITSVQAIYVPADDLTDPAPATTFAHLDGTIVLSRQLTELGIYPAVDPLDSTSRILDPLIVGQEHYQVARRVQEVLQRYKQLQEIIAILGMDELSEEDKLVVARARKVQRFLSQPFHVAEQFTGTPGKYVPIKETIAAFKEVIDGNMDEIPEQAFYMVGNLDEVREKAKQLVS from the coding sequence ATGGAAACGAGTAACGGAAACAGCATGGGCAAAGTGGTGCAGGTCATGGGGCCTGTAATCGACGTCGAATTCAAGGAGGGCGGACTGCCCCCTATATACACGGCGCTCAAGCTTACGAACCCATTGATAAACGATCAGAAATGGAACCTCGTGGTAGAAGTCGCGCAGCAGCTCGGCGGCAACCGCGTGCGCTGCATAGCTATGGACTCGACTGAAGGCATAAGGAGGGGCGAGGACGCCATCAACACCGGCCAGGGGATCACGGTGCCCGTCGGTAAGGAGGCGCTCGGCAGGATTCTGAACGTAGTGGGCGAGCCTATAGACGAGATGGGACCCGTCGATACGGGGATGCGCTGGCCGATACACCGCGAGGCGCCTGATTTCGTCGAGCAGAGCACGAAGTTGGAACTGTTTGAAACGGGCATCAAGGTCATCGACCTGATCGCGCCGTTCCTGAGGGGCGGAAAAATAGGTCTATTCGGCGGCGCCGGCGTGGGCAAGACAGTCCTCCTCATGGAGCTAATACATAACGTCGCCAAGGAATACGGCGGCGTCTCGGTATTCGGCGGCGTCGGGGAGAGGACCCGTGAAGGCAACGACTTCTGGATAGAGATGAAGGAATCGGGCGTCCTGGCGAATACCGGACTCGTATTCGGTCAGATGAACGAGCCCCCGGGCGCAAGAGCGAGGGTCGCGCTTACGGCGCTCACCCTTGCCGAGTACTTCCGCGACGAGCAGGGACAGGACGTTCTACTATTTATCGACAACATATTCAGGTTCACGCAGGCGGGCTCCGAGGTGTCGGCGCTACTCGGGCGTATCCCTTCGGCGGTCGGTTATCAGCCGACGCTCGCGACCGACCTGGGAGAGCTTCAGGAGAGGATCACGTCGACAGTTAAGGGCTCGATCACTTCCGTGCAGGCGATTTACGTCCCGGCGGACGACCTCACAGACCCCGCTCCCGCCACCACGTTCGCGCACCTGGACGGCACAATAGTTCTCTCGCGTCAGCTGACAGAGCTCGGAATTTACCCCGCGGTCGACCCGCTCGATTCCACCTCAAGAATCCTCGACCCCCTTATCGTGGGTCAGGAGCACTATCAGGTCGCGCGACGCGTGCAGGAGGTGCTGCAGCGCTACAAGCAGCTCCAGGAAATTATCGCGATCCTCGGTATGGACGAACTGTCCGAGGAAGACAAGCTCGTCGTCGCGAGGGCGAGGAAGGTGCAGAGGTTCCTCTCGCAGCCCTTCCACGTCGCCGAGCAGTTCACCGGCACGCCGGGCAAATACGTGCCCATTAAAGAAACGATCGCCGCTTTCAAAGAGGTCATCGACGGCAACATGGACGAGATACCCGAGCAGGCGTTCTACATGGTCGGGAACCTCGACGAGGTGCGTGAGAAAGCGAAACAGCTGGTTTCATAA
- the atpG gene encoding ATP synthase F1 subunit gamma has protein sequence MASLRQIRSKIKSVKGTRRIMSAMKLISAVKLRRAQELLLSFRPYSDAYSEITKSLARRCDPEKHPLLRKPEEMKRLHLVFMTSDRGLCGSFNSNLIRKLETYIVTDGRKYEEIKFTFLGRRGRDHFSRNKITGVQDFTGINERNYSEIAGKVASELVSEYVKEETDEIILVYNYFRSALTQVMVYERILPIESEAEAKDESRPIDYLYEPTREAVLKKLLTNYVKVRVERAIEESLTSEHASRMTAMENATGNADDVIKKLTLLANKTRQAMITTELMDIVNGTEALRKGGAD, from the coding sequence ATGGCGAGTCTAAGACAGATAAGATCGAAAATAAAGAGCGTCAAGGGGACGCGAAGGATCATGAGCGCCATGAAGCTCATATCCGCGGTCAAGCTTAGGAGAGCCCAGGAATTGCTCCTCTCCTTCAGGCCCTATTCGGACGCTTATTCGGAAATTACGAAGAGCCTCGCCCGGAGGTGCGATCCCGAGAAGCATCCCCTCCTGAGGAAGCCCGAGGAGATGAAGAGACTGCATCTCGTGTTCATGACGTCTGACCGCGGGCTCTGCGGCAGCTTCAACAGCAACCTCATCAGGAAGCTCGAAACCTACATCGTAACGGACGGCAGGAAGTATGAGGAGATAAAGTTCACGTTCCTCGGAAGGAGGGGCAGGGACCACTTCTCGAGAAACAAGATCACCGGAGTCCAGGATTTCACGGGGATCAACGAGAGGAACTACTCGGAGATAGCCGGGAAAGTAGCGTCCGAGCTCGTATCCGAATACGTGAAGGAAGAGACGGATGAAATAATCCTTGTCTACAATTATTTCAGGTCGGCGCTCACGCAGGTCATGGTATATGAAAGGATACTCCCCATTGAGTCGGAAGCCGAGGCAAAGGACGAGTCGAGACCTATCGATTATCTGTACGAGCCTACGAGAGAAGCCGTATTAAAAAAGCTGCTTACGAATTATGTCAAAGTCCGTGTGGAGCGGGCTATCGAGGAATCGCTCACGAGCGAGCACGCATCCAGGATGACGGCGATGGAGAACGCTACCGGGAACGCGGACGACGTAATAAAAAAATTAACCCTTTTGGCCAACAAAACCAGGCAGGCGATGATTACGACCGAGCTTATGGACATTGTGAACGGTACCGAGGCCCTAAGGAAAGGAGGCGCAGATTAG
- the atpH gene encoding ATP synthase F1 subunit delta — MASIATLRDLTEALIESAREESKLDRVTSDIEDFFKLLSGAEDVRNILWSSTFDFQERKGIIEDIGQKKGYDRLTVNFLTVVIELDKFKSLVKSEQIVVEKLRKASGRLRAEVIMAAEPSEFDLARIKSALIKAVGQDVEVTSKVDPSIIGGIITKVEDKVFDGSIKTQLERMRNVLTRS, encoded by the coding sequence ATGGCATCAATCGCAACACTGAGAGACCTCACCGAAGCGCTTATCGAGAGCGCGAGAGAGGAGAGCAAGCTCGACCGCGTGACTTCCGACATCGAGGACTTTTTCAAGCTGCTCTCGGGTGCTGAAGATGTGAGGAACATACTCTGGAGCTCCACTTTCGATTTTCAGGAAAGGAAGGGGATAATCGAGGATATAGGACAGAAGAAAGGCTACGACAGATTGACGGTCAACTTCCTTACGGTCGTGATAGAGCTCGACAAGTTTAAATCGCTCGTAAAATCCGAGCAGATTGTCGTGGAGAAGCTGAGGAAAGCCTCGGGCAGGCTCAGGGCCGAGGTAATCATGGCGGCCGAGCCCTCCGAGTTCGATCTCGCGCGGATAAAGAGCGCATTGATAAAGGCGGTCGGACAGGACGTAGAGGTTACGTCCAAGGTCGACCCGTCGATTATAGGCGGAATAATCACGAAGGTTGAAGATAAGGTGTTCGATGGTAGTATAAAGACCCAGCTTGAGAGAATGAGAAACGTCCTCACGCGGTCCTGA
- a CDS encoding AMP-binding protein, with amino-acid sequence MAAKPKRKKGRDLMHTVTYKRENGRFNVEWYAGQDKTNWVLPRILTQQAKKLGKKPFLQFGYKKPLSFFRTNQLANKIANGLLRLGIKKGEKVAVYMPNSDDYVITWFGILKMGAVMVPINTAYKMDFLQYILDSSDSKALFIAEEYLDRMPPIANDLPQLEHVIVWTRSGSEKFDKQGFHFESMISYPEFINPQKSTEPGVEITFMDYARLMYTSGTTGRSKGVVRPCAADYSSARNYAEIMDVGPRDVCFTCLPLYHSNAMVMSVYPALIKGAKAVVEEKYSASQFWKWIKDHGVTKFNIVGTMAYFMWNTPPVPEEKQHKVKLVLGSPAPHDIIEEFMDRFNIKFMEGYGLTEIGQCTWMRPGEPFRVGSCGKEAPGYEIKIGDPETDEEVPRGRVGEIIVRPRTPNIMLHYYNKMPEKTVQDFRNFWFHTGDAGMMDKDGYIYFVDRVKDYIRRRGENISSFEVEKIVNSHPEVEECGVIGIKSEGGRYAEDEVMIVVVSKKGKKIDPHSLMEYLEPRMPHFMLPRFVRFETSLPKTGTERVQKNKLREAGITKDTWDREKSGYKVKR; translated from the coding sequence ATGGCAGCAAAACCCAAGCGGAAGAAAGGCCGCGACCTCATGCACACGGTCACCTACAAGAGGGAGAACGGCAGGTTCAACGTGGAGTGGTACGCGGGTCAGGACAAAACCAACTGGGTGCTCCCCAGGATACTCACGCAGCAGGCTAAGAAGCTCGGCAAGAAGCCCTTCCTGCAGTTCGGCTACAAGAAACCCCTCAGCTTTTTCAGGACTAACCAGCTCGCCAACAAGATAGCCAACGGCCTCCTCAGGCTCGGCATAAAAAAAGGCGAGAAGGTAGCGGTGTATATGCCGAATTCCGACGACTACGTGATTACATGGTTCGGCATCCTGAAAATGGGCGCGGTCATGGTGCCTATCAATACGGCTTACAAGATGGATTTCCTCCAGTACATTCTCGACAGCTCCGATTCGAAAGCGCTATTCATAGCCGAGGAGTATCTCGACAGGATGCCGCCCATAGCGAACGACCTGCCTCAGCTCGAACACGTGATAGTGTGGACGAGGAGCGGCAGCGAGAAATTCGACAAACAGGGCTTTCATTTCGAAAGCATGATTTCATATCCCGAGTTCATAAATCCCCAGAAGAGCACGGAGCCGGGCGTGGAGATAACGTTCATGGATTACGCGAGGCTCATGTATACCTCGGGCACGACGGGTAGGTCTAAAGGCGTCGTAAGACCCTGCGCGGCCGATTACTCGAGCGCAAGGAACTACGCCGAGATAATGGACGTAGGCCCGAGGGACGTCTGCTTCACTTGTCTCCCCCTCTATCATTCGAACGCCATGGTAATGTCCGTCTATCCCGCGCTCATCAAAGGAGCCAAAGCGGTCGTCGAGGAGAAATACTCGGCGAGCCAGTTCTGGAAATGGATAAAGGATCATGGCGTGACCAAGTTCAACATAGTCGGCACGATGGCCTACTTCATGTGGAACACGCCGCCCGTGCCCGAGGAAAAGCAGCACAAGGTGAAGCTCGTCCTCGGATCCCCCGCGCCCCACGACATAATCGAGGAGTTCATGGACAGGTTCAATATAAAGTTCATGGAGGGCTACGGGCTCACCGAGATAGGGCAGTGCACGTGGATGAGGCCGGGAGAGCCTTTCAGGGTCGGCTCGTGCGGAAAGGAAGCTCCCGGCTACGAGATAAAGATCGGAGACCCGGAGACGGACGAGGAAGTGCCGAGGGGCCGCGTGGGCGAAATAATCGTGCGCCCGAGGACCCCTAACATCATGCTCCACTACTACAACAAGATGCCCGAGAAGACCGTGCAGGATTTCAGGAACTTCTGGTTCCACACCGGGGACGCGGGGATGATGGACAAGGACGGATACATCTATTTCGTCGACAGGGTCAAAGACTATATAAGGAGGAGGGGTGAGAACATAAGCTCGTTCGAGGTCGAGAAAATCGTTAATTCGCATCCCGAAGTCGAGGAGTGCGGCGTGATCGGCATTAAATCGGAAGGCGGAAGGTACGCCGAGGACGAGGTCATGATCGTGGTCGTTTCCAAGAAAGGGAAGAAAATCGACCCGCACAGTCTTATGGAATACCTCGAGCCCAGGATGCCCCACTTCATGCTCCCGAGGTTCGTGAGGTTCGAGACCTCTCTGCCGAAGACGGGCACGGAGAGGGTGCAGAAGAACAAGCTCAGGGAAGCGGGCATAACGAAGGACACCTGGGACAGGGAAAAATCGGGATACAAGGTGAAGCGCTGA
- a CDS encoding ATP synthase F0 subunit B has translation MKQLKLVQAVSFLLIVTAASQASAAEDLLSVNKTVFIQIVIFIAAILILNALVFKPFLELIDRRDRLTKGAIKEARELEEKVKEIILEYEAKLNEARAQAQEERNKIVREGEAAANGVIAKTREETASLLDEAKKKLESDTEAIKDKLKGDVQVLSREIASKVLGREAGV, from the coding sequence ATGAAACAATTAAAGTTGGTTCAAGCGGTTTCCTTCCTATTAATCGTCACAGCCGCTTCTCAGGCGTCAGCCGCGGAAGACCTGCTCAGCGTTAACAAAACCGTATTCATACAGATAGTGATTTTCATAGCGGCGATATTAATCCTCAACGCACTCGTCTTCAAGCCGTTTCTCGAGCTAATCGACAGGCGCGACAGGCTTACGAAAGGCGCTATAAAGGAAGCGAGGGAGCTCGAAGAGAAGGTGAAGGAGATAATCCTCGAATACGAAGCCAAGCTCAATGAAGCGAGGGCCCAGGCCCAGGAGGAGCGGAACAAGATAGTACGCGAAGGGGAGGCGGCGGCGAACGGGGTTATCGCGAAGACGAGGGAGGAAACGGCTTCGCTACTCGACGAGGCGAAAAAGAAGCTCGAATCGGATACAGAGGCGATAAAAGACAAGCTCAAGGGAGACGTTCAGGTGCTGTCCAGGGAAATCGCCTCCAAGGTATTGGGCAGGGAGGCGGGCGTATGA
- the atpC gene encoding ATP synthase F1 subunit epsilon, whose product MADILLQVITPMNLVVDERVDEVVAPGEVGEFGVLPGHVPFITILTEGELRYKKGSHERKMIVEGGIAEVRDDKVTVLTDRVRMD is encoded by the coding sequence TTGGCGGACATTCTTCTTCAAGTTATCACACCCATGAATCTCGTGGTCGACGAGAGGGTCGACGAGGTCGTCGCCCCCGGCGAGGTCGGTGAATTCGGCGTCCTTCCGGGCCACGTGCCCTTCATCACCATACTCACCGAAGGGGAGCTCCGATACAAGAAGGGTTCTCACGAGAGGAAGATGATAGTCGAGGGCGGGATCGCCGAGGTAAGGGACGATAAAGTAACCGTTCTTACAGACCGCGTCAGGATGGACTGA
- a CDS encoding enoyl-CoA hydratase: MEIAEKSSEAYVLRNDRGAVSELVINRPASYNSLSIDCMEALTSEFESLSRDNDVSVVILSGAGKGFCAGHDLKEIRRNPGREFYEKTFDACAKMMLSIVNCTKPVIAKVHGVATAAGCQLVATCDLAVADEDARFATPGVNIGLFCSTPMVALSRNVSRKHAMEMLLTGDFISAQRAYEIGLVNRVVRAEDLDRAAMAFAEKISSKSPLTLKIGKRAFYEQADKDLRSAYEYCSRVMVENMMARDAEEGIDAFLEKREPSWKGV, translated from the coding sequence ATGGAAATTGCGGAGAAAAGTTCCGAAGCCTACGTCTTGAGGAACGACAGGGGAGCCGTATCCGAGCTTGTCATTAACAGGCCCGCCTCGTATAACTCCCTCTCTATCGATTGCATGGAGGCACTGACCTCGGAATTCGAGTCCCTATCGCGGGACAACGACGTCAGCGTCGTTATCCTGTCGGGTGCCGGCAAGGGGTTTTGCGCCGGGCACGACTTGAAGGAAATTAGACGTAACCCCGGAAGGGAGTTTTACGAGAAGACCTTCGATGCCTGTGCGAAGATGATGCTCTCGATAGTTAATTGTACAAAACCTGTGATCGCCAAGGTGCACGGCGTTGCCACTGCGGCAGGGTGCCAGCTCGTCGCCACGTGCGACCTCGCAGTCGCCGACGAGGACGCGAGGTTCGCCACCCCGGGCGTGAATATAGGGCTTTTCTGCTCGACCCCTATGGTCGCCCTATCGCGGAACGTATCGAGAAAGCACGCTATGGAGATGCTGCTTACCGGGGACTTCATATCTGCCCAAAGGGCCTATGAGATCGGGCTCGTCAACCGGGTCGTGCGGGCTGAAGACCTTGACCGTGCTGCCATGGCGTTCGCGGAGAAGATTTCATCGAAGTCGCCCCTCACGCTCAAGATAGGGAAGAGGGCTTTTTACGAGCAGGCGGATAAGGACCTCCGCTCCGCTTATGAATACTGCAGCCGCGTGATGGTCGAGAATATGATGGCGAGAGACGCGGAAGAGGGGATAGACGCGTTTTTGGAGAAGCGGGAGCCCAGCTGGAAGGGCGTCTGA